The following coding sequences lie in one Cryptococcus gattii WM276 chromosome L, complete sequence genomic window:
- a CDS encoding 2-nitropropane dioxygenase, putative (Similar to TIGR gene model, INSD accession AAW45147.1), protein MSIISTPITELFGIKHPILLAGMNVAAGPELAAAVSNAGGLGVIGGLGYTPKHLRGVIKELKSSLKSPDLPFGVDLLIPSLGPTARKTNYDYTKGQLNDLIDVIIEEKAKLFVCAVGVPPKEIVEKLHGAGIYVMNMVGHPKHVTKALAQGVDIICAQGGEGGGHTGRTTFSILIPACVDLCKGKKSPLTGQPVHVIAAGGIYDGRGLAASLMYGAQAVWVGTRFVASTEAAAPKKHKELILSADHGDADTTLIYTGRPLRVRQTDYVKSWANRQDEILQLTKQGKIPHDAELQKHPEKSLEGRPWLMGDVSALIHDVKPAKEIIDEMVSTAKQCLEHGYASVSGGQSRSMAKL, encoded by the exons ATGTCTATCATCTCCACGCCAATCACCGAACTTT TTGGTATCAAACATCCCATCCTCCTAGC GGGGATGAATGTTGCTGCAGGGCCTGAGCTTGCCGCTGCCGTATCCAATGCTGGTGGTCTCGGTGTCATCGGCGGTCTGGGTTATAC ACCCAAACATCTTCGAGGAGTCATCAAAGAGTTGAAATCCAGCTTGAAATCACCCGACTTAC CTTTTGGAGTGGATCTCCTCATCCCATCTTTGGGACCTACAGCCCGTAAAACCAACTATGATTATACCAAAGGCCAGCTTAACGATCTCATTGATGTCATTATCGAGGAAAAGGCCAAACTCTTTGTCTGTGCTGTTGGAGTGCCGCCCAAAGAGATTGTTGAAAAACTCCACGGCGCTGGTATCTATGTGATGAAC ATGGTAGGCCATCCCAAGCACGTCACCAAGGCCCTTGCCCAAGGTGTAGATATCATTTGTGCACAA GGAGGAGAGGGCGGCGGCCACACTGGCAGAACCACATTTTCAATCCTCATCCCTGCCTGCGTGGACCTTTGCAAAGGCAAAAAGTCTCCTCTCACCGGTCAGCCC GTCCACGTTATTGCTGCAGGTGGCATCTACGACGGCCGCGGTCTTGCAGCATCACTTATGTACGGTGCGCAAGCTGTCTGGGTTGGCACTCGGTTCGTTGCTAGTACAGAAGCTGCCGCGCCCAAGAAACACAAGGAGCT GATTTTATCGGCCGATCACGGTGATGCTGACACGACTTTAATCTACACTGGTCGACCTTTGCGGGTGAGGCAAACAGATTATGTAAAATCATGGGCCAACAGACAAGATGAAAT ATTGCAACTCACCAAGCAAGGAAAGATCCCTCATGACGCTGAGCTGCAGAAGCATCCCGAAAAGAGTCTCGAAGGTCGCCCCTGGCTCATGGGAGATGTTAGTGCTTTGATCCAC GATGTAAAGCCAGCAAAGGAGATCATAGATGAAATGGTTAGCACCGCAAAGCAATGTCTCGAACACGGCTACGCTTCAGTATCTGGCGGGCAAAGTCGTTCCATGGCCAAGCTTTAG
- a CDS encoding uncharacterized protein (Similar to SGTC gene model, INSD accession EAL17776.1): MPPRKGSSTTVKSSGKTKRLAGLSQPTLGFQSQRKHSGTISKSKPSLQRQTSTISEVNTEREEQGDGDIELLARPHARDQPTHKGEDESTESNVLPEQTTKDGELRQLKVKTKEWAQALKAAKEAMGNLEPIHAGPDTHNDVHHILRVFDMTAKYGPCVGISRLDRWKRAQKLGLEPPEEICMILTTQQGQEDPSYRENVLNGWL; encoded by the exons ATGCCACCTAGAAAAGGATCGTCAACCACTGTCAAATCCTCTGGAAAGACAAAGAGATTAGCCGGCCTTTCTCAA CCTACGCTCGGTTTCCAATCCCAACGGAAACATTCAGGGACGATTAGCAAGTCCAAACCCTCATTACAGCGCCAGACGTCGACTATCTCAGAAGTAAATACTGAGCGGGAGGAACAAGGTGATGGCGACATTGAACTGCTCGCGCGTCCCCACGCAAGAGACCAGCCAACGCACAAGGGGGAGGATGAGTCTACTGAAAGTAATGTGCTACCGGAACAAACGACAAAAGATGGAGAACTCAGACAGCTAAAAGTGAAGACTAAAGAATGGGCCCAAGCTTTGAAGGCTGCCAAAGAAGCTATGGGAAATCTTGAGCCCA TTCATGCAGGTCCCGATACTCATAATGATGTGCACC ATATTCTTCGAGTCTTTGATATGACCGCGAAATATGGCCCTTGCGTCGGTATCAGTCGTCTAGATAGGTGGAAACGAGCGCAAAAACTGGGTCTTGAACCGCCTGAAGAA ATTTGCATGATATTAACAACTCagcaagggcaagaagatCCATCATATCGTGAGAATGTGTTGAATGGATGGTTGTAA
- a CDS encoding uncharacterized protein (Similar to TIGR gene model, INSD accession AAW45149.1) has translation MINAQPSSSRITNPLAHSVTLSALSALLPLAYATPVPPHLHHRARLRLRSRAPNSLPARPLSHPLIHLFSSLGESLARRNDVIGPILDVAYYNASAKDYRLPAGYVILRTHFNGGFIVLAYIIAFIGSLCTVELLIRRTTNSGWRNQALLTAAGFCFGAVSTFAMHFVFNNALGLKHPLHPEYPASYLSYDAGFTILSLVVSCLAMTIAFFIMGTKLGDWKYGSRAKRRHKKRKDRDSRSQRERDEYREWKSSHKKGMQAGSKGPCSLLTRAGSHSTWSALDPETENSETSFRGKLFSLWHKPGWKDSIRSDEPENSEDKDLQELEFRLGKAAVEEELEKKARDTLNGRMSRRASLPTAQSLSDVSSPSTEFRPVGSSLPETTSVFTPNFSFPAQVPSLFPQTNTADTSQSITPNSESYSSDANPHPFSARHEWRRASLPTNILVTQPPKRPSHSGPSHSGLSRIQSLPEGDIDSPPSPTTLRRLHTSQKSDSSDEAKLSLSPEAHMHELQQEKSASSENARESESDRRAKLNEKKNFWGKVGAFLGFDIVTAGEVIKIFVTGITAGFGVVGMHYIGQASIIGIPYVAYKPAYVVGSVIIACGAVVIALHIMFIMLRPKLKHTWWSKILVALILAVAVCAMHFCGTMGTIYGWPVARSITKHSHLSGTNAAITGIVSALAFAACIACTVFFFLHSLHLRREQARRRRVVVASVMFDEKDRILVNSTDGMLPMCDIASLTGGVHGGASGRGSFIHSLNSESTVLGMDLSTGHEAFVSALKLSWMWRNPTTSQQNSLLSSQSHSRSHSHSQSHLHLHATQSQADSAFASSLLDIRRGSMVTSNTSTTLTGSRSIPLSISKFLEKFSTSSGHLAMRLTGQINGITRLGVLYDQILTTGWVKLQNSSDTVSKGQLIFLVRRVSSAAEQFDLASRHYMFADSSAVASALHRTLSVPFDHIMPLLDDIRVFCDSTLHFVQATPFDGLRILLEKDKRGQLPMREICAFGTSSTDNGDLCGTVEEIGEALSMLQGFNMLSIISRNVSSRTETDPLFSGRVSALFSALERAIVPMLDEMLTAEDMEHILPRLTLHPVLIPLTPGGRPQSFSAKRSPYTPPYLIVFYANYDVAVNTFTDKWLPFNLFRAQNACVMSQKVRVGMRMERIWGESEQDGSATSSVTRRPSKVQFGFPSSGAQLASGPTFDTNIFNGYSFPASDDNQTNPPRYSSSSSSAAQISPLVTVNRKSSLAKRRFGSSGNESPAPSTDSGAGNAQGVNGTVVLGIGQSSVGVGRDALIKSMWPGVGVWDQDWLLHLLRAKLKAET, from the exons ATGATAAACGCTCAGCCTTCCTCCTC CCGCATCACAAATCCGTTGGCCCACTCTGTCACCCTCTCCGCTCTTTCCGCCCTGCTGCCCCTCGCATATGCCACGCCAGTACCGCCCCATCTCCATCATCGAGCCCGATTACGGTTGCGATCACGCGCACCAAATTCTCTACCCGCTCGCCCACTATCCCACCCTctcatccatctcttttcttccctcGGCGAATCGTTGGCTCGTCGCAACGATGTCATCGGGCCAATCCTCGACGTAGCATACTACAATGCATCCGCGAAGGATTACAGACTGCCAGCTGGCTATGTCATACTCAGGACCCACTTCAACGGTGGCTTCATCGTCCTTGCGTATATTATTGCCTTTATTGGTTCGCTGTGTACCGTCGAGCTTCTTATACGGCGAACGACAAACAGCGGATGGCGTAATCAAGCTTTACTTACTGCTGCTGGTTTTTGTTTCGGCGCGGTCTCCACATTCGCGATGCACTTTGTTTTCAACAATGCTCTCGGGTTGAAGCATCCCCTCCATCCCGAGTATCCTGCATCTTACCTGTCATATGATGCCGGTTTCACCATTCTCTCCCTTGTGGTCTCTTGCTTGGCCATGACGATTGCTTTCTTCATCATGGGAACGAAACTTGGCGACTGGAAGTATGGAAGCCGGGCGAAGAGAAGACacaagaagagaaaagatAGGGACAGCAGGAGTCaaagggaaagagatgagTATCGTGAATGGAAGTCGTCACACAAGAAGGGAATGCAAGCAGGGTCAAAGGGTCCTTGTAGCCTACTTACCCGTGCCGGAAGCCATTCAACATGGTCTGCTCTCGATCCAGAAACCGAGAATTCCGAAACGTCATTCCGAGGAAAGTTGTTTAGCTTATGGCATAAACCCGGATGGAAGGATAGTATTCGTTCGGATGAACCGGAGAACTCAGAAGATAAGGATCTGCAAGAGTTGGAGTTTCGACTGGGCAAAGCTGcagttgaagaagaactGGAGAAGAAAGCTCGCGATACTTTGAACGGTCGTATGAGTCGCAGGGCGTCTCTGCCTACTGCACAATCGCTCAGTGACgtttcctctccttccaCCGAGTTTCGTCCTGTAGGATCATCGCTACCGGAAACTACCTCAGTCTTCACACCCAATTTCAGTTTTCCCGCTCAGGTCCCCTCACTTTTCCCTCAAACCAACACGGCCGACACCTCTCAATCGATAACTCCCAATTCGGAATCATACTCCTCTGACGCGAATCCTCATCCATTTTCTGCTCGCCATGAGTGGCGTCGTGCTTCCTTACCCACAAACATTCTTGTCACCCAACCTCCCAAACGTCCTTCCCATTCGGGTCCATCACATTCTGGCCTTTCGCGTATCCAATCTCTCCCAGAAGGAGATATCGATTCCcctccttcaccaacaaCTCTTCGACGATTACATACTTCTCAAAAGTCAGATTCTTCCGATGAAGCCAAGTTATCATTATCCCCTGAAGCTCACATGCACGAGCTGCAGCAGGAAAAGTCCGCTAGCTCGGAGAACGCTAGAGAAAGCGAGAGCGATAGGCGGGCAAAATTgaatgagaagaagaacttTTGGGGGAAAGTGGGTGCTTTTCTGGGCTTCGACATTGTCACTGCGGGAGAGGTGATCAAGATCTTTGTTACGGGTATTACTGCGGGGTTTGGGGTCGTTGGTATGC ACTACATTGGCCAAGCTTCAATCATCGGTATCCCATACGTGGCGTACAAGCCAGCATATGTCGTCGGCTCTGTCATCATTGCATGTGGAGCTGTCGTCATTGCTCTCCACATCATGTTTATCATGCTTCGGCCAAAACTCAAGCATACCTGGTGGTCAAAAATTCTGGTAGCTTTGATTCTGGCTGTCGCTGTTTGTGCCATGCACTTTTGCG GAACTATGGGTACCATTTATGGATGGCCTGTTGCTAGAAGTATCACCAAACATTCCCACCTCAGCGGCACAAATGCAGCCATCACCGGTATCGTCTCAGCACTCGCTTTTGCCGCCTGTATCGCCTGCacagtcttcttcttccttcattctcttcatctccgCCGCGAACAAGCCCGTCGTCGCCGAGTGGTTGTCGCATCCGTCATGTTTGACGAGAAGGATCGGATACTTGTCAATTCGACGGATGGCATGTTGCCAATGTGCGATATAGCGAGTTTGACGGGCGGTGTGCATGGGGGCGCTAGTGGGCGGGGATCGTTCATACACAGTTTGAACTCGGAGTCGACTGTGTTGGGGATGGATTTGAGCACGGGACATGAGGCGTTTGTGTCGGCACTCAAGCTTTCGTGGATGTGGAGAAATCCAACAACGTCTCAGCAGAATTCGCTGCTCTCGAGCCAGTCCCATTCACGCTCGCATTCACATTCACAGTCGCATTTGCATTTGCATGCGACTCAATCGCAGGCTGATTCCGCGTTTGCATCTTCACTGTTGGATATCAGACGAGGATCGATGGTTACAAGCAACACGAGCACGACTCTGACAGGCAGCAGATCAATACCATTAAGTATCTCAAAATTCCTTGAAAAATTTTCGACGAGTTCTGGCCATTTGGCAATGAGGTTGACCGGTCAGATAAATGGGATTACAAGGCTGGGTGTGTTATATGATCAGATTTTGACAAC TGGCTGGGTCAAGTTGCAAAACAGCAGCGATACAGTATCCAAGGGCCAACTGATATTCCTCGTACGACGAGTCAGCTCCGCCGCTGAGCAGTTTGATCTCGCATCTCGCCATTACATGTTTGCCGATTCTTCAGCTGTCGCATCTGCCCTTCATCGCACTCTATCCGTCCCCTTTGATCATATCATGCCTCTTCTCGACGATATCCGAGTATTCTGTGACTCGACGCTGCACT TCGTGCAAGCAACACCTTTCGATGGACTGAGGATCCTGTTGGAGAAGGATAAGAGGGGACAGCTGCCTATGCGAGAAATATGCGCTTTTGGTACTTCTTCTACCGATAATGGCGATCTTTGCGGGACAGTTGAGGAAATTGGCGAGGCGCTATCGATGCTTCAAGGATTCAATATGCTCAGCATCATTAGCCGCAATGTCTCTTCCCGTACGGAGACTGATCCGTTGTTTTCTGGACGAGTTTCCGCGCTCTTCTCAGCGCTTGAGCGCGCTATCGTTCCGATGCTCGATGAAATGTTGACGGCAGAGGATATGGAACACATCCTCCCTCGTCTCACCCTACATCCTGTCCTTATCCCTTTGACTCCCGGCGGCCGACCTCAGAGTTTTTCCGCGAAGCGATCTCCATATACGCCACCTTACCTTATCGTCTTCTACGCCAATTACGATGTTGCAGTCAACACGTTCACCGATAAGTGGCTGCCTTTTAATCTCTTCCGAGCCCAGAACGCTTGCGTTATGTCGCAAAAGGTGCGGGTAGGAATGAGGATGGAGCGTATCTGGGGAGAAAGCGAGCAAGACGGTTCTGCGACATCCAGTGTGACGAGAAGACCTAGCAAAGTGCAATTTGGGTTCCCAAGTAGCGGAGCGCAACTTGCGTCTGGGCCGACTTTTGACACGAATATCTTCAACGGGTATTCCTTTCCAGCGTCTGACGATAATCAGACAAATCCTCCACGTTATtcgtcgtcatcatcatcggCGGCTCAGATAAGCCCTCTTGTGACTGTTAATCGGAAAAGCTCACTGGCAAAACGTCGATTCGGCTCCTCTGGCAACGAATCGCCAGCTCCCAGTACCGATTCTGGAGCAGGCAATGCGCAAGGGGTGAATGGGACAGTGGTATTAGGGATTGGACAATCGAGTGTTGGGGTGGGCAGAGATGCCTTGATCAAGTCCATGTGGCCGGGAGTCGGAGTATGGGATCAGGATTGGTTGCTGCACTTGTTGCGAGCCAAATTGAAGGCAGAGACGTGA
- a CDS encoding Hypothetical Protein (Similar to TIGR gene model, INSD accession AAW45148.1): MTSQPENEPALSASESIKPTNPNTIAEPVDSSSTLTSSPAATAAATLAPTAIPSSHAHPAFPSLPQPGKLPSTPQEIHQILSLPADQFTAKGLPLLAKVADGKPFEGASLKAWERRNAGEQLLALYEVGDEVYETADERVKEIGGGLVYVLSARLNLGQGNPVIWSDRMLDFAINLCELADPVQLRICHQRVAAFAWCLLRLSQQLSKVELVIPAITSLIQKLNYHQTFSPIFGALLEACLITRQYDHPSLGLVLDIIFLDVKTTAPTYLDILTYYHHAGTVIMAMGDFRKAKEYYLTAVTAPTTTASAIQLACAKRALLCELIVTGKKILWPKYTPTPVTRIIEKYAVQYNELAKQFEARNWAAVQKAHTLPEYEKDCNKGLIGQLIDSIHRHMILRLRKTYRRLTVDSLARRLRIGDDLPKAERVVAILDDMIQSGEVSATLTPSVTQPQSHSQAIVEFISTAESFTSPAVLARLEKADALATLLQVHLEEGNRRLGASKEYLRKQAQSLDFNSKKDKGDDFDQLMEAEEAMESGPGSGKMTGSGGGGGSKSGSLRGVSSNMADIGF, translated from the exons ATGACCTCCCAGCCGGAAAACGAGCCTGCCCTTTCCGCGTCCGAATCAATTAAGCCTACAAACCCAAACACAATAGCAGAACCCGTCGACTCTTCCTCGACTTTAACCTCCTCCCCCGCGGCCACGGCTGCAGCTACACTCGCACCAACAGCTATACCTTCCTCACACGCTCATCCCGCTTTCCCATCGCTTCCCCAACCGGGGAAACTACCTTCCACCCCACAGGAAATCCACCAAATCCTGTCCTTACCTGCCGATCAGTTTACAGCAAAAGGCCTGCCGCTTCTTGCTAAAGTCGCGGACGGAAAGCCATTTGAGGGTGCTTCTTTGAAAGCGTGGGAAAGGAGGAATGCTGGTGAACAGCTGTTGGCCCTGTACGAGGTTGGTGATGAAGTCTATGAGACTGCAGATGAGAGGGTGAAAGAGATCGGGGGAGGCCTTGTGTATGTGCT ATCGGCAAGACTCAACCTTGGACAAGGCAACCCTGTGATTTGGAGCGACAGGATGTTGGATTTTGCCATCAATCTCTGTGAACTTGCTGATCCTGTCCAGCTGCGAATCTGCCACCAAAGAG TTGCCGCATTTGCATGGTGCCTTTTACGCTTGTCACAGCAGCTTTCAAAG GTTGAACTCGTCATCCCTGCGATCACCTCGCTCATCCAAAAGCTCAATTACCATCAAACATTTTCTCCTATATTTGGTGCTTTGCTAGAAGCTTGCCTAATTACTCGTCAATATGACCATCCGAGCTTGGGGTTGGTCCTTGATATTATCTTTTTGGATGTCAAGACT ACTGCACCTACGTATCTGGATATCCTGACGTATTACCATCATGCCGGTACTGTCATCATGGCAATGGGAGACTTTCGTAAAGCCAAAGAGTACTACTTGACT GCTGTGACGGCTCCGACTACGACTGCTTCAGCTATTCAACTAGCTTGCGCCAAGAGGGCATTGCTGTGCGAATTAATCGTCACAGGCAAG AAAATCCTTTGGCCCAAGTATACACCTACTCCAGTGACCAGGATCATCGAGAAATATGCTGTCCAGTATAACGAGTTGGCCAAGCAGTTTGAAGCTCGCAATTGGGCGGCTGTGCAGAAAGCTCACACTCTGCCAGAATATGAAAAG GACTGTAACAAGGGCTTGATCGGACAGCTTATTGATTCTATCCATCGTCATATGATTTTACGACTTCGCAAAACGTATCGGCGATTGACTGTGGATAGTCTTGCTAGACGATTGAGGATTGGAGACGACTTGCCAAAAGCTGAGCGAGTCGTTGCGATTCTGGATGACATG ATACAATCGGGAGAAGTCTCTGCTACCTTGACGCCGTCTGTGACACAACCCCAATCACATTCTCAAGCGATCGTCGAGTTTATCTCAACCGCAGAAAGTTTTACTTCACCAGCGGTGTTGGCACGTTTGGAAAAGGCAGATGCACTGGCTACATTGTTGCAAGTGCATTTAGAGGAAGGTAATAGGAGGTTGGGAGCGAGTAAAGAATATCTTCGCAAA CAAGCACAATCTTTAGATTTCAACAGTAAAAAGGACAAGGGAGATGACTTTGATCAGCTGATGGAGGCAGAGGAGGCGATGGAATCAGGGCCGGGCAGTGGGAAGATGACGGGAAGcggtggtggcggtggaTCCAAGAGTGGAAGTTTGAGGGGCGTAAGCTCTAACATGGCTGATATTGGCTTTTGA
- a CDS encoding nucleus protein, putative (Similar to TIGR gene model, INSD accession AAW45146.1), which translates to MDPSLLHSSEEVKSTADTSPAGSNGPSPNTTAQSHTTDNTSPSTVPQSCQPTSQTSNQPKQPSARSQSQPGHDTSTLDDNENAKRPRLRLAHACDRCRRRKIRCDTQHPCTPCQQSNNVCTFETPSRRTVKSKGNSERVSSTGGIKRPHSPGQVFASLATGRGESQSNLEARLAALESMLRDVPPNVHNAFLSTLDARLGSGTGVGLKEGGGGGEGVGVAVEALAGTSLANLNLPGNLGYSMGGSGLNARGRLSQSTLSPDWTASGGLSGWLNDAVLGKKREEAGMDELAKRLGGMSFFYEDEIGQAKWQGATSGFPLLHLLAAHNAPKEEDEANSADGDISGEMNASPAADSILSTSPNASAILPRRISSSSTPAGRASSAHAKARSSSIGLGAIGRRASSADRRKKERFFPDRTPRPHQTLNPEASWKVITGVIPPDLMDTLVRCYLSTSHLLWPFLHVPSFLADYANPAQWGEPGFTCFIVAVCTLSSRHVDDPRVRANPADPSTAGKQYFELFKRLRDLPSADRPTLYSIQAAFLAAIYAFGLGNLSKAFSLQAESITLCLDGGLHRSVDAYDHFDAIEKETRKRTFWSIYAWDKQSAALFGRPPIIHLRDCDVTEPLIVDDENLTPEGIKDESINSKSRMCAFVATIRLHVILEGVIDSATQPSAFPTSPFLARAAATIARRTPQIETLRDEEELLEEWKRILPKYWCYDTETANSRDPIRITQAERLHCLEHLVKMIIYRHRFSGFVAMPASTAEERARHLDLCRKAMQCALTIIADHVHISQRGMMTYYGVHVIHQLAQAGRTLVAVILNCRNADFRPIIAPSVEGLRSCVGLLRRFSGRYLCGLRSADIIDEFCRGTIYLLITLLVCNIPVDSPRVPNSAGRPSPAWLRPVRKRVATPPPIVDSPGSSAMMNFDPNTLISNSVVRASGADDNMTTSVGGIGDIGGSASDLDALFNTAAYFNVPGGEVSGGMAGISTGSVQNVGNQNANVGPSNSFLPTLVGLGEASAPYDRFETLSPNAELGNGNAMLSNYQDSHSAFSLSGDTDHPMGNGLGPSGAGARHISFDYGLNGHGFGGESLATKGMDNVSDGLKQGTGGSNLSAATILSLMEEGSFDYGSIFTDQAP; encoded by the exons ATGGATCCCTCCCTGCTCCACTCCTCAGAGGAGGTCAAATCCACAGCCGATACTTCTCCCGCTGGCTCGAATGGCCCAAGTCCGAATACCACAGCCCAGTCTCACACGACTGACAATACAAGTCCGTCCACCGTTCCCCAATCATGTCAGCCTACATCACAGACATCCAATCAGCCGAAGCAACCCTCTGCTCGATCCCAAAGCCAACCAGGACACGACACATCAACTCTCGATGACAATGAAAACGCCAAGCGTCCTCGCCTACGACTCGCCCACGCATGTGATCGTTGTCGCCGTCGAAAAATACGTTGTGATACTCAGCATCCATGTACCCCTTGTCAGCAATCGAACAATGTCTGCACTTTTGAAACTCCATCCCGACGGACCGTCAAATCAAAAGGCAACTCTGAACGAGTCAGTAGTACGGGCGGTATCAAAAGACCACATTCGCCAGGGCAGGTCTTTGCAAGTCTGGCGAcgggaagaggagagagtCAAAGTAATCTCGAAGCCAGACTAGCAGCACTGGAAAGCATGCTTAGGGATGTGCCTCCAAACGTCCACAACGCTTTCCTGTCGACATTGGATGCGCGTTTAGGCAGCGGGACGGGAGTAGGGTTAAAAGAAGGtggcggaggaggagaaggtgTAGGCGTGGCGGTTGAGGCTCTGGCTGGTACTTCATTGGCAAATCTAAACCTTCCAGGGAACCTCGGCTACAGTATGGGAGGTTCAGGGTTGAATGCTCGAGGAAGATTGAGTCAGAGCACGCTTTCTCCTGACTGGACCGCCAGTGGCGGCCTCAGTGGATGGCTGAACGACGCTGTATTGGGaaaaaagagggaagaagcGGGAATGGATGAATTAGCGAAGCGACTAGGGGGTATGAGCTTTTTCTACGAAGATGAGATTGGGCAAGCGAAGTGGCAAG GTGCTACATCAGGattccctctccttcaccTCCTTGCGGCACATAATGCTCcgaaagaagaagatgaagcaAATTCAGCTGATGGCGACATTTCTGGAGAAATGAACGCTTCCCCGGCAGCCGactccatcctctccacTTCTCCAAATGCTTCAGCAATCTTGCCCCGTCGCatttcttcatcatcaactCCAGCCGGCCGAGCGTCGTCTGCTCACGCAAAGGCCCGTTCATCATCGATCGGCTTAGGTGCAATTGGTCGTCGGGCCAGCAGCGCCGATCGCAGAAAAAAGGAACGCTTCTTCCCCGATCGTACCCCTCGACCGCACCAAACACTAAACCCCGAAGCCAGTTGGAAGGTCATAACAGGTGTAATCCCACCTGATTTGATGGATACTCTGGTCCGTTGCTATCTCTCCACTTCGCATCTTCTCTGGCCTTTCCTTCACGTCCCATCTTTTTTGGCAGATTATGCGAACCCTGCTCAATGGGGAGAACCTGGGTTTACATGCTTTATTGTGGCAGTCTGCACCTTGTCTTCACGACATGTTGACGATCCCCGGGTGAGAGCAAATCCAGCCGATCCATCGACTGCCGGCAAGCAATATTTCGAGCTGTTCAAACGACTGCGGGACCTGCCTTCAGCGGACAGGCCGACACTGTATAGCATCCAAGCGGCATTCCTTGCGGCAATTTACGCTTTTGGTCTGGGTAACTTGAGCAAGGCCTTTTCTTTGCAAGCGGAAAGCATCACTTTATGCCTTGACGGTGGCCTGCATAGAAGCGTCGACGCATATGACCACTTTGACGCTATTGAAAAGGAGACTAGAAAA AGAACGTTCTGGTCTATCTATGCTTGGGATAAGCAGTCGGCTG CACTATTCGGGCGGCCGCCCATTATTCACCTTCGAGATTGCGACGTGACAGAGCCTCTTATTGTCGATGATGAAAATCTCACCCCTGAAGGAATCAAAGATGAATCGATCAACTCAAAAAGTCGAATGTGCGCGTTTGTGGCTACTATCAGGCTTCACGTTATCCTTGAG GGTGTGATCGACTCTGCGACTCAGCCGTCGGCCTTCCCAACTTCTCCGTTCCTTGCCAGGGCCGCGGCCACTATTGCCCGCCGTACACCCCAAATTGAGACATTAcgagatgaggaagaacTGTTGGAAGAGTGGAAGAGAATATTGCCCAAATACTGGTGTTATGACACGGAAACGGCAAACTCTCGAGATCCTATCAGAATCACCCAGGCAGAGAGATTACATTGC CTGGAGCACCTGGTTAAGATGATCATCTACCGACATAGGTTCTCAGGGTTTGTCGCCATGCCAGCATCAACTGCTGAAGAGCGAGCGAGACATCTGGATTTGTGCCGCAAGGCGATGCAGTGCGCATTGACCATTATCGCCGATCATGTACACATT AGTCAGCGTGGGATGATGACCTACT ATGGGGTACATGTTATCCACCAACTTGCTCAAGCAGGTCGTACCTTGGTGGCTGTGATTCTAAACTGCCGTAATGCCGACTTCCGACCTATCATCGCCCCATCAGTTGAAGGACTTCGGTCGTGCGTTGGCTTGTTGAGAAGGTTCAGTGGTCGATATCTATGTGGCCTCCGATCTGCGGACATCATAGACGAGTTTTGTCGAGGTACGATATAT CTGCTAATTACACTTTTAGTCTGCAACATTCCCGTTGACTCACCTCGTGTACCCAACTCGGCCGGCCGACCCTCACCAGCTTGGTTACGTCCAGTCCGAAAACGTGTGGCGACCCCTCCTCCGATCGTCGACTCGCCTGGTAGCTCTGCAATGATGAACTTTGACCCAAACACACTCATCAGCAATAGCGTTGTCCGTGCTTCCGGAGCTGATGACAACATGACCACTTCAGTTGGAGGTATAGGTGACATTGGTGGCTCTGCCTCTGATCTGGACGCACTTTTCAACACAGCAGCTTACTTCAACGTACCTGGGGGAGAAGTTTCTGGTGGGATGGCAGGCATCTCTACCGGCAGTGTGCAGAATGTAGGCAACCAAAATGCCAATGTCGGTCCATCGAATTCTTTTCTTCCTACTCTTGTTGGGCTCGGTGAAGCGTCTGCACCGTACGATCGTTTCGAAACCCTCTCACCCAACGCTGAGCTAGGAAATGGAAATGCTATGCTTAGCAATTATCAAGATTCTCACTCTGCCTTCAGTCTCAGTGGCGATACGGACCATCCCATGGGCAATGGCCTAGGACCATCAGGTGCAGGCGCCAGGCACATCAGTTTTGACTACGGGTTGAACGGACATGGGTTCGGAGGCGAGAGTTTAGCAACGAAGGGCATGGATAATGTGTCAGATGGGTTGAAACAAGGAACAGGTGGTAGCAATCT ATCTGCCGCAACGATCCTTAGTTTGATGGAGGAGGGCTCTTTTGATTACGGGAGCATATTTACGGACCAAGCACCATAA